CTGGGCCGCAACTGGCGTTCGTGGCGCTACGCCGAGCGCGCCGACGACCTGCTGATCAGCCGGGGCGTGCTGTGGCGCGAGGAGACAGTCGTGCCGTACGGCCGTATGCAACTGGTCGAGGTCACCTCGGGTCCGGTGGAGCGGCACTTCGGGCTGGCCAGCGTGCAGCTGCACACGGCGGCCGCCGCGACCGACGCCACCATCCCCGGCCTCGATCCGGCGGAGGCGGAACGGCTGCGCGACCGGCTCACCGAGCTCGGCGAGGCACGATCGGCGGGCCTGTGACGACGCCAGGCGTCGGCGACGCCGTACGCGAGCGGCCGCCGGTGTCCGAGCGGCGCCTGCACCCCGTGACGCCGCTCAGGCGCGCATGGGCGCCGGTTGCCGTGCTGATCGGCTGGGCGGTGCACGACCCGGACCAGGCGCAGCGCCAGCTCACCAGGCTGACCACGACCACGCTGCTGATCGCGCTCGCCGTGCTGCTTCCGGCGGCCGCCCTGTACGGCTTCCTCACCTGGTGGTACACGCACTTCGCCGTGACCGACGCGGAGTTGCGCATCCGCACCGGGCTGGTGTTCCGGCGCACCGCGCACATCCGGCTGGAACGCATCCAGGCGATCGACGTCACCCAGCCGCTCCTCGCGCGCGTGGCGGGCGTCGCGAAGCTGAAGCTGGACGTCATAGGCGCCGACAAGAAGGACGAACTCGCCTTCCTGGGCGCGGAGGAGGCG
The DNA window shown above is from Streptomyces chartreusis and carries:
- a CDS encoding PH domain-containing protein, whose translation is METGSPQNTGTAGDERAGDEPGWTGLPPGLLRMRRLLLVVWLGLLAIGLGLLLGLLAGPGWAAFSALPLALMAWGWVMLGRNWRSWRYAERADDLLISRGVLWREETVVPYGRMQLVEVTSGPVERHFGLASVQLHTAAAATDATIPGLDPAEAERLRDRLTELGEARSAGL